The DNA window ATCTTTATTTTTTCCTGTAGTATTATGACCGTGTGCATCTCCATGTTGATACATGAAATGACCTGCCCTTGCAAGGTTTGTTGTTATATTCACGTAAATCTTCCCGAAAGGGCAATCAGGTGCGACTCGAGCTGTGTTTATCTTCCTCCATGCTGCCCTAATTAGTTTCTTAATATGATTTTGAGCTTCTTCTTGCGAGAGGCCGGTTTCATGCATATGAATTTGCACTGATTTCAATATATCACCACGCTCCAATTCGTTCTAAAATTGAAACcacaaaaaagaataaaaaaacatctATCATTAAGAAcagaaaatgaaatttttattgCTACATTTTAAATACATGAGGAATGTGGATGCAACTTGCCTTCGATGTTCCCAAATCATTGGTAAGACGAACTATCATGGAAGGCCATTTAATGAGATCATGATAGTTTTTAACTGCTTCTAACCCCTTCTCAGTGATTGAATGAGAAGTAGAACCACATAGGAAATACCCATGAACGGCTATCATAGGAATCGCAACAGACATCCATCCATTGTCCAAGTACTCCTCAAGAGAAGGAACATGTCCCCCATGGAACCACCTCGCTTCCTTCATATAACACCCACATAAATCTGTCCACTACATCGAAACAAACAATTGAAATGAAGCTAACAACTAGTGAACTTTGTTTTTTAGAAGCTATCGAGTATTGTTATATACAAAAATCTTATGTGCGAtagaaattattgataaatatacaAGAATCAAGACGATAAATATAGAAATGGAACGAAATGACAAGTACCACTTTGACGAGGTAAGGAAGAGCGTGGACTCCAACCTCCTTAAGAGCCTCATAGCCCAATTCATTGATAGAATTGACATTGCCAAGAAAGCATAACTTCATATAGTCCGGTAATCCATCGACATGATTGACATCCCaccttcaaattcaaataaacacatCTTTATATACTTTTTGCTATAATAAGTTGTGTGTGATTTATTTTACACCATGTTCCATTCGGTGGAATCATCACGAATACCATAGTCCCCAATAATTACCTTAACTGGCtcaattgttaattttatatagcttatacaaaaaaaaaacttgttagTTGTGTAAATAAAGACACAAATTTAACCTAATAAATGCGTCGTTAAAGAGCTCGAGCTCGTCTAGTGTTCCGTAGACATCATAAATATCATCAACACATGTGACTAGTTGGTTGACCCTTGTGGCCATCCTTCTATAGTATTGAAACTGAGGTTGTGGATCATACACTTCAGCCAAGGACCATAGGTAACATTCCACTAGCCTATCCCTTGCAAATGGTAGTTTTTTACTCAATCCTAAGTTGTCCCACCATCTGCACAACAAaacttttgattaattattcattttatatataaaaaaaataagagaatgtTTTACTATAAAGGACATTTGAgggaaatataaattatagaaGGTTGGtgtcataaattataaataatactagtataatcttatttttataaagtgtAATAAAATGGTTCAAagatctttatatatataagactatgATTTGATAATTAACCACCTCGAAACATGTTTAAGGTCTTCTTGGTGAATAGCTTGCACCGTGTTGAAATCAATCTTAGCGAAATTGAGGAGGGCATTATTAACATCTTGTCGCATGCCATATTCGTCTATGAACCATCTCGCCTCGAATCTTTGCATGGTCCAATGGAGGGGAAGCTCAAGAGCATGTCTCACTAACTTGGCAAGATATGGattttttatcttattcaagttttcttttaaatgtttagTAGCAAAATTTTCTGCCTCTTCCAATGTTGTACCCTCATCCTCTAGTGCATGAAATGAGGCCTCGTACAAGGACAACAACCCCTTGGTATCCTCACATAAGGACTCCTTGAAATTCCCATTTTGGTccttaaatttttcaaaaacttctATAAAACACAACCAAGTTAATTCACACATAAATTCTCTCACCaagaaataattagaaaaaatgaagaattaCCTAGTGAAACATTATAACCATGCTCTCTGAAAAGCCTGAATTTGAGAGCTGTCTCATTTAAGTCAACTGCATCAGTAGACCAATTTGTGTTACTATAGATGTTATCCAAACAGGACTTTATTTCTTCTTCAAAATGATAAGACACTCCAAGTCTTTGCACTATGTCAATAAGCTCCAATTTCTCCAATGGAATATCTATCTTCTTTAGCATCATCATCCTCACTTCTTCATTCAATTTTGCCACCTTTTTCTCATAGTCCTCTCcctatacatacatatacatgATTACTATGcttgattaaatataatattttttgttttaattcttttattaaatcacaattctatgaagataataaatataatgtctAAAAAGAATCATGACGAATCAAGATGTATGTGACAAATATaggaatatataatttttactcTTAATAAGTTTTATACTAATTCAAAGGGAAAAGGAATAAAAATAGGTTACCACATGATTATTGGTAATCGATTGTATGTATTCATGTTCCCAAATAGTTGGACCATAGTTAGCCCACCGCCTAACCACGGCTCGGTCATCATTGGGTTGGTCTAAAGTGGTAGCCTTGTTGCAGTTGATTATGTTGCAACCCATTCGGCTCGGGAAACCTTTTATTTGTCGTGACAATCGGTGGCGGAAAGGTCCGACCGGTAACTTCCAAAACTGGGGAAGCTTAGAAGATTGAACTAGGTTTAAGGGAAAGAGAAGTTGGGAACCCATTGATCAAGCAATGAGAAAAGAAGAAACGCTAGCTAGCTCTTTGTTTTGCACTTAGCAATATTGTTTCTTGTTTATTCACCTTAGATATATTTGAGAGCTACATTTTATATAGAAGGAGAAATTATGTGTCACGGCCCGCAACTAATGCACAGtacaaatataatcaaatacaatttaagTTTTGACATTAATCACCACAAGTTAAGTTTagtttcaaaagaaaattttgtcaattaaaatatcataaactcaattattattattattattttttatttttgaaaaaatgaattttttattcatttgtaCGTCTACATAAGATCATGTTTCTCGTTTGGAAAAGaatcaattataattcaaattacacaaacaaatattatcataaattataagGGCAAAAAGGTAACAATGGCTATTCAAATAATGTTATCCTacaaagaatttttattttgtttatggaATTAGTTTTTTCCTTCTtaaaaaaacactattatataagTTCAAACTTTTTCAAGGTTGAATAGAAACCTAAATGtcctatttttttagttatatttagtCATGGTCATTTAATATGTAAAGTAAAATATGACTACTTATTAATagaatctttaaaaaaaattaaatatattttttttttattgaaagtACTTTTTCTTGTAGCTATATTTTAGCTACGAGAATTTATAGTAATGATTGGTGATTGGTATGTTTACCATGCAGGATAAAGATCAATAACTACAGTAAATTATGCAACACTTATATTATTTTCCGTCGCTTCCCAATTTTATACTCTTACTTGTTTGAATGTAGTAAGTTGgagaattcaaatattatttataaatgacaaAAACTAAGGGTCTTAACCCTGTGGTTCAAAGTTCTTTAACCGTTGAATTTACCTAAACGTAAAGTTGTGCGTCATGGTATACTGGCTATGTTTGGTATAGGGTATAATCCTGTAGATAAAGTATACTTATATAACTAGTAAATTAGAATGATTGTTTGgttgaataatatttatatatacagtaATATTTAGGTATAACTTATCCCTTATATGAGGTATAAGGTAATACCTACCTACACCAGTTACAAagtcaattataaaatttaatattattcttttaccctaattttataaaattattaaaattttaattttttattatattttaaaatataataataatataaattatatctaagtattaatttaaatttaacattgtttaatttttaaatttaaataataataataataataataattacacaattacttatttttatttgattttttaatttatatttttttatgtatataaacaaaaattatattattttaagtataattttttttaatgtgataatttatatacattattaaatataatgattaaaaataataataatgttagttaaaaattaataatatataaaattaatttataaaataaaattgtatttcattattaataaataatatttataattaattatataaattaatgatattattattaattaatataacttatatctatattatttctgaaattaatttataattctaatttcaaatattattttattaaaattattatttttaatattttattcaaataattaatattattttaatatataaatatttataataatacataaatttcaaaattaaatattaattaatatataaataagttttacttatataattatataagttaaattaaaaagaattatatataaaataatgtaaaccATATAacagtattatttattttaaaatacatttttacaataattatatattattattttttataaaattcaatttaattaatattacaagCTACTTACAATAagcattaaaataataattttaaataattttaaaaaatataagattaaaataatcatttacaCTTTTTTACTACTCTCTtataccaccaaccaaacacaaaataacaaaatatatataacttatacctatttttttctctcaaccaaacactaataatctatataacttatacctcaTAATACCtccttataatttataccccttacaatttatacctatataactaatatttatatatcgTAACAAACGCTACCATATTGTAATGAGATCGAATGAgaagaaattattgaattttcagtaactattttattaaattatgtttaaaacatGAACTCATCCGAACTCACATCCAATGTGTTTTCAAATTGGTCAACATGTATTAGCTAGCATTCCATTAATTAATGGAGAGTTGTTTTAGGTTAATTTGTGTTGTGTTTCTAACCAAATTTGTTGAATCATGCTAggttctaattaattaaactctCCATCCATAATTTGTATGTCTTAtcaacttttttaaatataaatattttatccatttaaatacgaatttaaagtttattatatttgtttatcgtatttattgtgtttatattttCGCATATAGATATCATACCATCACAAGATTTTCAATTATGTTGTTTTGGATTACtctattatgatattttatataagggacatttaaaataaaatattagcaCATTTTACTAGTAAAGTAATGTGTATAAGTGACATAATGGATGAtctatttaacaaataaattaggaaatcatgattcataatattttaatgataaaatttctAATCCTGCCACTATCCACTAactaatgtattatttttaaatatgtcaGATTTTTTTCATGTTTATCATTGCATTAATGTCACATAAATAATGATATGTAGATCTTAAAATACCTGGCATAGATTTTGTGACGACACCATTATAAGTGGACCAACTATTTACATACAGATTTAGAAACTCTCAATAGTACCCGCCGACAGAAAACTAGCTAGGTCATATTTGAAACAACATCCAATGAAAACAATGAACATttgtgattattattatttcccTAAGTGACAATAATATTAAACATACATTGGAATACGATAGATATTCAGTAGGTTAAGTGGAAGTCAATAGTCAACCGTCAAACAAGTTTGAATTGAGACTGTGTTCTCGGTTGGTTTAATTCTATAGGTCATTATCTAGATTATTTTCTGATGGATTATTTGGCTTGAAAAAAACTGCAAAAcgtttaattattaagttgaccgatatatttactaaaaaacGTTGCTTGCTAAAGGAACAACCAGGTGCAACTCGAGTACTATTAATCTTCTTCCATGCATCTCGAATCAACTCTTTCACATGCTCGCGGTCATCTTCCATCGATATTCCTCCCTCCCACATATACACTTGCATTGACTTCATTGTATCGTCTCTGATCATTTCATTCTAAACTAACAAACAAgacaaattaattagtaagCATCAATACTTTAATTCATAAGAGAGAGTGATATCATgtgaaaaagaaattatatatatatagcatatATTGTCTTGGATGTTTGCAAATCATTAGCTAGCCTTACTACGATTGATGGTCACTTAATAAGATCATGATAGTTTATAATAGCATCCAAACCAGCCTTTGTGATGGgtattgtttgattatttgaaatgaGAAAATAAGGGTGTGCTGACAACATGGGGATTGTAATTGTAATccattaattattcaaatactcTTAAGTGTAGGTACATATCCACCATGAACCATTTTGCCTCTTTTAAGTATATATTGCCCACACAGATCTGCCCACTTCATATTATTCACCATTGTGAGAAACACCTGCCCACTTTTAAGTATGCCTCCTTTTGTATCACACAacgaaaattttgaaatttccattcttattcttaaatttgttaaaaacatCTGCGAAGAATATGAGTAGTGAGAATATAGGCTAATAATGTAGATCGAAGTAAGATATTTATGGTTATGACTAATGACCCTAAAATTGAAGTGTAGCAATTGGTACATCAGGCGGTTATGATGAGTAGTGGTTAATGATGATCAAGGCCGGTCCTGGGGTAAGCCTGGCAAGCCctcgggctagggcagcccacCCCCTAGGGAAgcccatttgttaaaaatatcaaaagatttagttatatttattttaattttaaacttaaatggTTGTAGCTTGGTGGTTCAAGATATGCATTTAAAGTTTAATGTGGTTATGGATTCAAATCTCATTaaaaatgaattgttttttttatcaatttttaaaactactTAGGCTAACAAAAATGTATATCGAATTTTTTCTACCGATATTAGGGCAGCCCAAACCTCGAGGCCGGCTCTGATGATGATTAAGGGAACTACTCATCATAACCACTAGATATCCTAAGTAAAATACTTCAACCCTAAGAACGATAACTCTCACATAAAAATTTCTCTCACAAATGTGTGCATAGAGAGAAGAGATCATGGATACCTTGGGGGGTATTATAACCTAGTTgtctaaatattataaacatagaGGCCACACTAGATCAGTTTCAACCATACCATTGATGGAATTTATGggtaactaatataataaataattgtgcaaatttcatttttaaaataagttagaaaTAATGTGATATAATCTCATcgtctagcctagcggcaataagaggtTGATACTAACCCCAAATTTCTGGGTTCGAACGGTTAGACGGCAAGTTTTGCGCCTAATTaattggttaagtgtgtttgcgggctccatacttaatccgttgtcctatttttttcaaaaatattgtgACCTAAcgtgaaattaaatttatgtctTATGAATAACTATAttgttaatgtttttaattttatttattcttttattgttatttatgtattttgaaacctatatatattgtaagaaatatatatgttgTTTTTTACTTAACAAATAAAACACAAATCTTTGTAATAGAAacattgtttaattaattagggaGGAATAGATTAGGAACTGTTTATACATTATTTAGTGGTGGGTCACctagaatatttaattaataaattaataaattaagatctcctttaattataaataatatattatacagtATTAATTATTGGCGGGGGCAGTGTGGATCACCCGCAGCCATGTAACACTCgggttatttaattaaaatttataaattaagattttattaaattaaaaacaatatattattaattggtGGGGGTAGTGGGCCTAGGTGTGCAAATGATTAAATTcgactaaaattaaattttatcaacCTATTATCCAATCATATTAATGAGTAACATGGGTTTGGGTAACTCAAactatattttagttgataaatatttattacatttttttactcgtttaatatttaatatgtttttgtccCTGTTAACCCATTTTGATTcgtttaacaattatttgatttgttttacctaatttaatacgtttttgacttattcaacacgtttttttaactaatttaacaaatatttgattcatttaacatgttttgactcgcttaatatgtttttagtttaaataagtatataactcgttttaatctattttatacgtttttggcacgtttaatacgttttaacacgcttaacacgtttgacacgttcaacattttttaacatgtttaacacgtttttgacacgtttaacgcattttaacatatataacacatttttggcacgtttaatatgtttttcacattttttgcacgtttaacacgtttttcacacgtttaacgcatttttcatatgtttaacatatttttcacgttttgacacgtttaacatgttttttacatttttgacacgtttaacatgtttttcacgtttttcacacgtttaacatgtttttcacatttttgacacgtttaacatgtttttcacacatataacacattttgtacgttttttgcacgtttaacacgttaacacgtttttgacacgtttaacatttttcacgtttttggcacgtttaacacattttgacacatttaatacgtttttcacgtttttggcacgttcaacacgttttggtataaacatgccaaaatgtgctaaacatgccaa is part of the Impatiens glandulifera chromosome 1, dImpGla2.1, whole genome shotgun sequence genome and encodes:
- the LOC124938507 gene encoding terpene synthase 10-like codes for the protein MGSQLLFPLNLVQSSKLPQFWKLPVGPFRHRLSRQIKGFPSRMGCNIINCNKATTLDQPNDDRAVVRRWANYGPTIWEHEYIQSITNNHVGEDYEKKVAKLNEEVRMMMLKKIDIPLEKLELIDIVQRLGVSYHFEEEIKSCLDNIYSNTNWSTDAVDLNETALKFRLFREHGYNVSLEVFEKFKDQNGNFKESLCEDTKGLLSLYEASFHALEDEGTTLEEAENFATKHLKENLNKIKNPYLAKLVRHALELPLHWTMQRFEARWFIDEYGMRQDVNNALLNFAKIDFNTVQAIHQEDLKHVSRWWDNLGLSKKLPFARDRLVECYLWSLAEVYDPQPQFQYYRRMATRVNQLVTCVDDIYDVYGTLDELELFNDAFIRWDVNHVDGLPDYMKLCFLGNVNSINELGYEALKEVGVHALPYLVKVWTDLCGCYMKEARWFHGGHVPSLEEYLDNGWMSVAIPMIAVHGYFLCGSTSHSITEKGLEAVKNYHDLIKWPSMIVRLTNDLGTSKNELERGDILKSVQIHMHETGLSQEEAQNHIKKLIRAAWRKINTARVAPDCPFGKIYVNITTNLARAGHFMYQHGDAHGHNTTGKNKDRVKLLLLDPISLSFD